A stretch of [Clostridium] scindens DNA encodes these proteins:
- a CDS encoding DMT family transporter, whose amino-acid sequence MKKLAPLFVLMASVLWGSMGIVTRYVADIGFTTRQTAAVRICSAAAVLILFLLITDHRKLKIEKQDLKWFLGTGLGSLFINNLAYAETVQRASLSVAVVLLYTAPFFVMIMSILFFKEKLTLQKVVALLLSFAGCVLVVGLSGANAGSSGAVTLLIGLCAGFGYSLYSIFGKVLVGKYDSLTVTVYTFIFASVGTLIICQPASMVQRIAANPSKMPLVVIGSVVTLALPYVSYSIGLKYMESSKASIIASFEVVAASLFGVALYHETLDAYNIIGIICVVSALILLQVNFHKNT is encoded by the coding sequence ATGAAAAAATTAGCCCCGTTATTCGTATTGATGGCCTCAGTCTTATGGGGCTCGATGGGAATTGTTACAAGATATGTGGCAGACATTGGATTTACTACGAGACAGACAGCAGCAGTCCGCATTTGCTCGGCCGCTGCTGTTTTGATATTGTTTCTTCTGATTACCGACCATCGGAAACTGAAGATTGAGAAGCAGGATTTGAAATGGTTCTTAGGAACAGGGCTGGGAAGCCTGTTCATCAATAACCTGGCTTATGCGGAGACGGTCCAGAGGGCGTCCCTGTCTGTGGCAGTGGTCCTTCTTTATACGGCGCCGTTCTTTGTCATGATCATGTCGATTCTTTTTTTCAAGGAAAAACTGACGCTTCAGAAGGTTGTGGCCCTTCTATTGTCTTTTGCCGGATGCGTTCTGGTAGTGGGACTGTCTGGAGCCAATGCAGGAAGCAGCGGGGCGGTTACGCTGCTGATCGGCCTTTGCGCCGGATTCGGCTATTCCCTGTACAGCATTTTCGGAAAAGTGCTGGTAGGAAAATACGATTCTCTTACCGTAACCGTATATACGTTCATCTTTGCCTCTGTCGGAACGCTGATCATCTGCCAGCCGGCATCTATGGTACAGCGTATCGCGGCAAATCCTTCCAAGATGCCTCTGGTTGTCATTGGAAGCGTAGTGACGCTGGCGCTTCCCTATGTCAGCTATTCTATTGGGCTTAAGTATATGGAGAGCAGCAAGGCCTCCATCATTGCTTCATTCGAAGTGGTGGCAGCCAGCTTGTTTGGCGTGGCGCTGTATCATGAGACGCTGGATGCGTACAACATAATCGGCATCATCTGCGTGGTATCGGCCCTGATACTTTTGCAGGTAAATTTTCACAAGAATACTT
- a CDS encoding amidohydrolase family protein, translating into MIIDFHTHMFPDKIAKGTLDFLEGVCKVTPYTDGTYEGLKASGERAGVDISVALPAVTKVSQIPSINRFASSYLEGPVISFGGIHPESENYKQELQEIKSLGMKGIKLHPDYQEMYFNDIRYKRLVSYASELGLITVVHAGRDPKCPEDVHCTPQMALELIREVAPENMVLAHLGGNEMWDDVEEYLVGQDVYFDTGVVLGKIPDEQFVRIVRTHGADKILFATDSPWAGQKEFIELLSGMPLTEEEKDQIFYKNACSLLAI; encoded by the coding sequence ATGATAATAGATTTTCATACACATATGTTTCCGGATAAAATTGCAAAAGGAACCTTAGACTTTCTGGAAGGGGTCTGCAAGGTAACTCCCTATACAGATGGCACATACGAAGGACTGAAGGCGTCCGGCGAAAGGGCGGGAGTTGACATCTCCGTGGCATTGCCGGCTGTTACCAAGGTGTCCCAGATTCCATCCATCAACCGGTTTGCATCCAGTTATCTTGAGGGTCCTGTGATCTCTTTTGGCGGCATCCATCCGGAAAGCGAAAACTACAAGCAGGAATTGCAGGAGATTAAAAGCCTTGGGATGAAAGGCATCAAGCTGCATCCGGACTATCAGGAAATGTATTTCAATGATATCCGTTACAAGAGGCTGGTGTCCTACGCCTCAGAACTAGGGCTGATCACCGTCGTGCATGCCGGACGGGACCCAAAGTGCCCGGAGGACGTTCACTGCACGCCTCAGATGGCGCTGGAATTAATCCGCGAGGTAGCGCCCGAGAATATGGTACTTGCGCATCTTGGGGGCAATGAGATGTGGGATGACGTGGAAGAGTATCTGGTAGGCCAAGACGTCTACTTCGATACGGGCGTGGTACTGGGCAAGATACCGGATGAGCAGTTCGTCCGGATCGTCCGGACCCATGGCGCTGACAAGATCTTATTTGCCACCGACTCCCCATGGGCAGGGCAGAAAGAGTTCATAGAACTTCTGTCCGGCATGCCTCTTACAGAGGAAGAAAAGGATCAGATATTTTACAAAAATGCCTGCAGTTTATTAGCGATTTAG
- a CDS encoding CBS domain-containing protein — protein MNILFFLKPKSELAYIYDYHTLRQALEIMEYHKYSSVPILNREGKYVGSITEGDVLWSLKKLNILSIKDAEDISIMKIERRLDYQCVTAESNMEDLIGKAMEQNFVPVVDDQEHFIGIITRRDIIGYYSDKMKECDK, from the coding sequence ATGAATATCTTATTTTTCTTGAAGCCGAAAAGCGAGCTGGCATACATCTATGATTACCATACGCTGCGCCAGGCTTTGGAGATTATGGAATACCACAAGTATTCTTCGGTGCCGATCTTGAATCGGGAGGGGAAATACGTTGGCTCGATTACAGAAGGCGACGTTCTGTGGTCATTGAAGAAGCTGAATATTCTGAGCATTAAAGATGCGGAGGATATTAGCATTATGAAGATTGAACGCCGGTTGGACTATCAATGCGTAACCGCTGAATCGAATATGGAAGACCTGATCGGTAAGGCGATGGAACAGAATTTCGTTCCGGTGGTTGATGATCAGGAACACTTTATCGGCATCATCACGCGGCGTGATATCATCGGCTATTACTCTGATAAAATGAAGGAATGTGACAAATAA
- a CDS encoding aspartate kinase, translating to MKIVVKFGGSSLASAEQFKKVGKIIKKDEARKYVIPSAPGKRTPDDTKVTDLLYSCYGQALLEEDECEENFEGLLAEIKKRYEEIISGLGLTLSLDDEFRTIRENFSKKIGRDYAASRGEYLNGIIMAAYLGYEFIDAAEVILFDAAGNFDAEKTDKLLSKRLAKTERAVIPGFYGSMPGGKIKTFSRGGSDITGSIVSKAVHADLYENWTDVSGFLIADPRIVRKPKSIDVITYRELRELSYMGATVLHEDAIFPVRKEGIPINIRNTNSPEDKGTLIVEGTCRKPRFVITGIAGKKDFASITVEKAMMNSEVGFCKKVLEVFEENDISIEHMPSGIDTMTIFVHQDEFEEKEQKVIAGIHRAVEPDFLELESDLALVAVVGRGMRATRGTSGRIFSALAHANVNVKMIDQGSSELNIIIGVRNHDFETAVNAIYDIFVKTMI from the coding sequence ATGAAGATAGTTGTAAAGTTTGGTGGAAGTTCATTAGCAAGTGCAGAGCAGTTTAAGAAAGTTGGCAAGATTATTAAGAAGGATGAGGCAAGAAAATATGTGATTCCTTCTGCACCCGGAAAACGGACGCCGGACGATACAAAGGTAACGGATCTGCTGTATAGCTGCTATGGGCAGGCACTCCTGGAAGAGGACGAGTGCGAGGAGAATTTCGAGGGCCTGCTTGCTGAGATAAAGAAACGGTATGAAGAGATTATAAGCGGCCTGGGGCTTACGCTTAGCCTGGATGATGAGTTCCGGACGATCCGCGAGAACTTCAGCAAGAAGATCGGAAGAGACTATGCGGCGTCCAGAGGAGAATACTTAAATGGCATAATCATGGCAGCCTATCTGGGGTACGAATTTATTGATGCCGCGGAAGTCATCCTGTTTGACGCCGCCGGCAATTTTGACGCGGAGAAGACAGACAAGTTATTGTCCAAAAGGCTGGCGAAGACGGAGCGGGCCGTTATACCAGGATTCTATGGCTCCATGCCAGGAGGAAAGATCAAGACATTTTCCAGAGGGGGCTCCGACATTACGGGATCCATTGTCTCAAAGGCTGTCCATGCCGATCTGTACGAGAACTGGACGGATGTGTCCGGGTTCTTGATCGCGGATCCAAGGATCGTAAGAAAGCCCAAATCTATCGACGTCATTACATACAGGGAATTAAGGGAATTATCCTACATGGGCGCGACGGTGCTGCATGAAGATGCCATCTTCCCGGTACGCAAAGAAGGAATTCCGATTAATATCCGCAATACCAATTCACCGGAGGATAAAGGGACCTTGATCGTGGAGGGAACTTGCAGAAAGCCTCGGTTTGTTATTACGGGAATTGCCGGTAAGAAGGATTTTGCGTCCATTACGGTGGAAAAAGCCATGATGAACTCAGAGGTGGGATTCTGTAAAAAGGTGTTGGAAGTCTTTGAGGAAAATGACATTTCCATCGAGCATATGCCTTCCGGGATCGATACGATGACGATCTTCGTCCATCAGGATGAGTTCGAGGAGAAAGAGCAGAAGGTAATCGCCGGAATTCACAGGGCTGTGGAGCCGGATTTCCTGGAACTGGAATCAGACCTGGCTCTGGTCGCCGTGGTGGGAAGAGGAATGCGCGCGACCCGGGGAACGTCTGGAAGGATCTTTTCCGCTCTGGCGCATGCCAACGTCAATGTCAAGATGATTGACCAGGGCTCCAGCGAGCTTAATATCATTATCGGGGTAAGGAACCATGATTTTGAAACCGCTGTCAATGCAATCTACGATATATTCGTAAAAACAATGATATAA
- a CDS encoding HAD family hydrolase translates to MNTVIFDIGKVLVDYDWKTYLDSFGYEEDIREKVADAVFRNEDWVEGDRGIVSTQEWLQLFIENEPSCEAQIREVFAGFGGTIRPLSYTEAWIRYFRDQGYKIYYLSNFSYELHRQAYEKLKFLDTFDGGIFSWKEKCIKPDEQIYRLLLKRYSIDPAEAVFYDDRPENVETAQRLGIKGIVFHKDIPLQMMEK, encoded by the coding sequence ATGAATACGGTAATTTTTGATATCGGAAAAGTATTGGTTGACTATGACTGGAAGACGTATCTGGATAGTTTTGGATACGAGGAGGATATCCGGGAAAAGGTAGCAGATGCGGTATTTCGAAATGAAGACTGGGTGGAAGGCGACCGTGGAATCGTATCCACGCAAGAGTGGCTGCAGCTCTTTATTGAGAATGAACCCTCCTGCGAAGCGCAGATCCGGGAGGTATTCGCCGGATTTGGGGGAACCATCCGGCCATTATCCTATACGGAAGCGTGGATTCGCTATTTTCGGGACCAAGGATATAAGATTTACTACCTTTCCAATTTCTCCTATGAACTTCATCGGCAGGCATATGAGAAATTGAAGTTTCTGGATACGTTCGACGGCGGCATATTCTCCTGGAAAGAAAAGTGCATTAAGCCAGATGAGCAGATATACCGCCTTCTTCTAAAAAGATATTCCATCGATCCGGCAGAGGCCGTGTTCTATGATGACCGCCCTGAAAATGTAGAAACCGCACAGAGGCTTGGGATTAAGGGAATTGTATTTCATAAAGATATTCCATTGCAGATGATGGAAAAATGA
- the ybaK gene encoding Cys-tRNA(Pro) deacylase, which yields MSKKEVKTNAMRILDRLKISYEYTTYECDEFTDGVQVADKLGYPHELVYKTLVTIGKSGGYYVFVIPIEAEIDFKKAARTVKEKSLEMLHLKDLTKVTGYIRGGCTAIGMKKQFPTVIQESAKKLEQIHISGGRLGMQLKLSPFDLQKAANAEFADVIRTDD from the coding sequence ATGAGCAAGAAGGAAGTAAAGACCAATGCCATGCGCATCTTGGACCGGCTGAAGATTTCCTATGAGTATACGACTTACGAATGCGATGAATTTACGGACGGAGTCCAGGTGGCGGATAAGCTGGGCTATCCCCATGAACTGGTTTACAAGACGCTGGTAACCATTGGAAAAAGTGGCGGATACTATGTATTCGTCATTCCCATAGAGGCGGAGATAGACTTTAAGAAGGCAGCCAGAACGGTGAAGGAAAAATCTCTGGAGATGCTGCATCTTAAGGATCTGACAAAAGTGACGGGCTACATCAGAGGGGGATGCACGGCAATCGGAATGAAGAAGCAGTTTCCTACCGTAATCCAGGAAAGCGCAAAGAAACTGGAACAGATCCATATTAGCGGAGGGCGGCTTGGCATGCAGTTGAAATTATCGCCATTTGACTTGCAAAAGGCAGCAAATGCCGAATTCGCTGATGTGATACGGACGGATGATTGA